In Limnochordia bacterium, a genomic segment contains:
- a CDS encoding bacterial transcriptional activator domain-containing protein, giving the protein MDIDMDTCLWRPVCWFRAGGATDRTRELISGLEDAEVMPRWLEAMHSAMPIVLTDTTEIRESNPVEFALYERLEARAILASPFSPAPTGFLVIRNPSRYLERPEALYIFAYVLHRALAQQNVMEREKIIEAMNPIEPSYDVYISFFRDLEIRTAGGTLTEQIINAPKTIQLVAYLLLKPERAHSPREIFEHLNPGEDFDGNTNAIRGSIYRFSNMYAKRTGQSARLIVREGSGYRRNPNLKITTDIEQFDLHLKAAEAASGSAERIDELRKAVELYKGPVFMCGRDQLWLNDIVSQYEVRYIKAADALMRELAKQKDYAGVMQYAARAHELFPGNGLICYWLIMATYSLSGADMAKKEYFRLKDDMTQEEIDVVTAHLKKNSLIRYEELFGV; this is encoded by the coding sequence ATGGATATCGATATGGATACCTGCCTGTGGAGACCGGTCTGCTGGTTCCGGGCGGGAGGTGCGACCGACAGAACACGCGAGTTGATCAGCGGCCTGGAAGATGCCGAGGTCATGCCGCGCTGGCTGGAAGCTATGCACAGCGCCATGCCTATTGTTCTCACTGATACAACTGAAATCAGGGAATCCAATCCGGTTGAATTTGCACTGTATGAGCGTCTGGAGGCGAGAGCCATCCTGGCATCCCCTTTCTCTCCGGCACCGACCGGCTTTCTTGTCATCCGCAACCCTTCGAGATATCTGGAGCGGCCGGAAGCGCTGTACATCTTCGCCTATGTTCTTCACCGCGCGCTTGCCCAGCAGAATGTCATGGAACGTGAGAAGATCATCGAGGCCATGAACCCGATAGAACCGAGCTATGATGTCTATATCAGTTTCTTCCGCGACCTGGAAATCCGCACGGCAGGCGGTACACTGACCGAGCAGATCATCAATGCGCCGAAAACCATTCAGCTTGTTGCCTATCTGCTGTTGAAGCCGGAACGCGCCCACTCACCGAGAGAAATCTTTGAGCATCTGAATCCCGGAGAGGATTTTGACGGCAATACGAATGCGATCCGAGGCAGCATATACCGGTTTTCCAATATGTACGCAAAGCGCACCGGACAATCCGCAAGACTGATTGTCCGCGAAGGCAGCGGGTACAGGAGAAATCCGAATCTGAAGATTACGACCGACATCGAGCAGTTTGACCTTCACCTGAAAGCAGCCGAGGCGGCATCCGGAAGCGCTGAAAGAATTGATGAGCTCCGCAAGGCGGTAGAGCTTTACAAAGGCCCGGTTTTCATGTGCGGCAGAGACCAGCTGTGGCTGAATGATATTGTCAGTCAGTATGAGGTTCGCTACATCAAGGCCGCAGATGCCCTGATGCGCGAGCTGGCAAAGCAGAAAGACTATGCGGGTGTCATGCAGTACGCCGCCAGGGCGCATGAGCTCTTCCCCGGAAACGGCCTGATCTGTTACTGGCTCATCATGGCGACATACAGTCTGTCCGGTGCAGATATGGCAAAGAAGGAATACTTCCGCCTCAAAGACGATATGACACAGGAGGAAATCGATGTGGTAACAGCGCATCTGAAAAAGAACAGCCTGATACGATATGAGGAGCTGTTCGGCGTGTAA
- a CDS encoding type II toxin-antitoxin system PemK/MazF family toxin: MRKNWEYRRGDVYLANLDPVVGAEIGGIRPVLILQNNTGNFFSPTLIAAPLTSNIDKKPNQPTHFLLEQVRGLSRPSMVILEQLKTLDKRRIIRYMGRVDSNILYSPEFCKCLAVSLALYL; encoded by the coding sequence TTGCGGAAAAACTGGGAGTACCGGCGCGGAGACGTCTATCTGGCGAATCTCGATCCGGTCGTGGGCGCAGAGATCGGCGGTATCCGCCCGGTATTGATTCTTCAGAACAACACGGGCAACTTCTTCAGTCCCACGCTGATTGCCGCACCGCTCACCTCCAACATTGATAAAAAGCCGAATCAGCCGACACATTTCCTGCTGGAACAGGTACGCGGGCTGAGCCGGCCTTCCATGGTGATTCTGGAGCAGCTGAAAACGCTGGATAAGCGCCGGATCATCAGATACATGGGACGGGTGGACAGCAATATCCTGTACAGCCCGGAATTCTGTAAGTGCCTTGCGGTGAGCCTGGCACTTTATTTGTAA
- a CDS encoding recombinase family protein has product MPDRIWNAAEYTRLSRDDGDKAESNSITSQKEIIRDYVRRHPEFVIVKEYADDGYSGVNFERPGFKQMMEDIKAKKIDCVICKDLSRFARNYIDAGRYLEKIFPFMGVRFIAINDNYDSCGEKAQSDALIVPFKNLINDAYCRDISVKIRSQLDIKRKMGDFIGAFAPYGYRKDEANRNRLVVDEEAARTVELIFRLRIQGLCNSAIADRLNSMGVLSPMEYKQAQGFNYSCGFRSNEQAEWSPMLVKRILTNEIYIGTLIQHKSGTPNHKVKKRVEYDRDEWIVIENNHEPIICRSDFDTVQNLMLRDVRTAPKQEKVHLFSGFVFCGDCKHTMVRKTVPSGGKKYHYLVCSTNKAGKGCSPHTFSEDKLKSIVLRVVNDHIELIAQVEQVLDYIASLPEQERRIINYDAQMTALENEIKRYQDLKINLYSDMADGVISREEYKEFHAGYDRRIADRQRQLGKLKDERSQAMENSSGNIEWIEQFKKYRHLTELDRECIVHLIEKILIYDGKRIEACFRYRDELENALQYIERFEDVLPTEEGVIIPERRNA; this is encoded by the coding sequence ATGCCAGACAGAATCTGGAATGCAGCAGAATATACCCGTCTTTCCCGCGATGACGGCGACAAGGCGGAGAGCAATTCCATAACGAGCCAGAAGGAGATCATCCGGGATTATGTGCGCAGGCATCCGGAATTTGTGATCGTTAAGGAGTATGCGGATGACGGCTATTCCGGCGTCAACTTTGAACGTCCGGGCTTCAAGCAGATGATGGAGGACATCAAAGCCAAGAAAATCGACTGTGTGATCTGCAAAGACCTCAGCCGGTTTGCCAGAAACTACATCGATGCAGGACGGTATCTGGAAAAGATTTTTCCGTTCATGGGCGTGCGGTTCATTGCCATCAATGACAACTACGATTCCTGCGGCGAAAAGGCGCAGTCCGATGCCCTGATTGTTCCGTTCAAGAATCTGATCAACGATGCCTACTGCCGCGACATATCCGTCAAGATTCGTTCTCAGCTGGACATCAAGCGCAAGATGGGCGACTTCATCGGAGCCTTTGCACCCTATGGCTACCGGAAGGACGAGGCAAACAGAAACAGGCTGGTGGTGGATGAAGAAGCCGCCCGGACGGTGGAGCTGATCTTCCGGCTCCGCATACAGGGACTGTGCAATTCCGCCATTGCCGACCGGCTCAACAGCATGGGCGTCCTGAGTCCCATGGAATACAAGCAGGCGCAGGGTTTCAACTACTCCTGCGGATTCCGCAGCAACGAACAGGCAGAGTGGAGCCCCATGCTGGTGAAGCGAATCCTGACCAATGAAATCTATATCGGAACGCTGATCCAGCACAAATCCGGCACCCCGAACCACAAAGTCAAAAAGCGCGTGGAGTATGACCGGGATGAGTGGATCGTCATCGAGAACAACCATGAGCCCATTATCTGCCGCTCGGATTTTGATACCGTTCAGAATCTGATGCTGCGGGACGTCCGTACAGCGCCGAAGCAGGAAAAGGTTCATCTGTTCTCCGGCTTTGTGTTCTGCGGCGACTGTAAACACACCATGGTGCGGAAGACAGTCCCCAGCGGCGGGAAAAAGTATCATTACCTGGTCTGTTCCACCAATAAAGCCGGTAAGGGCTGTTCTCCGCATACATTCAGTGAGGACAAGCTGAAATCCATTGTGCTGCGGGTGGTGAACGACCATATTGAACTGATTGCCCAGGTGGAACAGGTGCTGGATTACATTGCATCGCTGCCGGAGCAGGAGCGGCGCATCATCAACTATGACGCCCAGATGACGGCGCTGGAAAATGAAATCAAGCGGTATCAGGATCTGAAAATCAACCTGTATTCGGACATGGCGGACGGTGTGATCAGCCGCGAGGAATACAAGGAGTTCCATGCAGGCTATGACCGCAGGATTGCGGACAGGCAGCGCCAGCTTGGAAAGCTGAAAGATGAGCGCAGTCAGGCCATGGAGAACAGCTCCGGGAACATCGAGTGGATTGAACAGTTCAAGAAGTACCGGCATCTGACGGAGCTGGACAGGGAGTGCATCGTCCACCTGATTGAGAAAATCCTGATTTATGACGGCAAGCGCATCGAGGCGTGCTTCCGATACAGAGATGAGCTGGAAAACGCATTGCAGTATATAGAACGGTTTGAGGATGTCCTTCCCACTGAGGAAGGCGTAATAATACCGGAGAGGAGGAACGCATAA
- a CDS encoding ECF-type sigma factor has protein sequence MSPAQFHHREAFVPADKDLSIFYVQKRRTRCRSPPPVSEFQTKFRNSEDKTMAYNKASEERKWRLWKEAEEKQLRELGVSEDRIAQLRTYDWEVFNSDRRYYEHHADGGDYIEQLAADEEKPDVKTVSDFLDGIDSPALFSLLSETDPITVLIALRRSQGKSFSEISLEVGLSENTAHRRWTRLKEKIKKSF, from the coding sequence ATGTCTCCGGCACAATTTCATCATAGAGAGGCTTTTGTTCCGGCAGACAAAGACCTCTCTATTTTTTATGTCCAAAAGCGCAGAACGCGCTGCCGTTCTCCTCCTCCGGTTTCTGAATTCCAAACAAAATTCAGAAATTCGGAGGATAAGACAATGGCATACAACAAGGCCAGTGAAGAAAGAAAATGGCGGCTCTGGAAAGAGGCCGAAGAAAAACAGCTGCGTGAGCTCGGCGTCAGCGAGGACAGGATTGCGCAGCTTCGTACTTACGATTGGGAAGTTTTCAATTCCGACCGGCGGTATTACGAACATCATGCGGATGGCGGCGATTATATCGAACAGCTTGCGGCAGATGAGGAGAAACCGGATGTGAAAACTGTTTCAGATTTTCTTGACGGCATCGACAGCCCCGCGCTGTTCAGCCTGCTTTCGGAAACCGACCCGATCACCGTTCTGATTGCGCTGAGAAGATCTCAGGGAAAATCATTTTCCGAGATTTCTCTGGAAGTGGGGTTATCCGAAAACACCGCCCACCGGCGTTGGACTCGCCTGAAAGAAAAAATCAAAAAATCTTTTTGA